From a region of the Entelurus aequoreus isolate RoL-2023_Sb linkage group LG27, RoL_Eaeq_v1.1, whole genome shotgun sequence genome:
- the LOC133644768 gene encoding leucine-rich repeat and immunoglobulin-like domain-containing nogo receptor-interacting protein 3, which produces MEINLSQNVAWLLPFFFLLVMVNVRSSQGQGCPQRCDCIGKLKTVSCRGKRLSTLPEGIPLDTRILDLSGNKLRWVEHGDLLPFLRLERLDLSENMISVLEPNAFSSLQSLQSLSLRANELKLVPMGTFSHLSNLTSLDLSENKIVILLDFTFQDLKSLRKLEVGDNDLVYISNKAFLGLVGLKELTIDRCNLTSVSSQSLSYLHNLVTLRLRYLSISTLEDQNFRKLGNLRALEIDHWPFLEFISSNGLQGLNLSWLSITHTNLTSVPTSALRSLSHLTSLNLSFNPISVLESWALRDLLRLKELHLVNTRLVMVQPYALGGLRQIRLLNLSANNLVTLEEGAFQSVNTLETLRLDRNPLACDCRLLWILQRRKTLNFDGASPVCMTPVEVQDRALSAFTDSALFDHFTCQKPKIRNRKLQQISAREGQVVSFICRAEGEPTPVIFWISPQRRRITTKSSGRLTVLKEGTLEIRYAQVMDSGTYICIASNAGGNDTYFATLTVSGLPLDATLMANRTYYAGDLNDTNLNDTRVFLKFTLDLKTILISTAMGCIMFLGVVLFCFILLFVWSRGKGQHKNNFSVEYSFRKVDGPATSGGQGGARKFNMKMI; this is translated from the coding sequence ATGGAAATCAATCTCAgccagaatgtggcttggctccTGCCTTTCTTCTTCCTGCTAGTGATGGTCAATGTTCGGTCCTCCCAGGGCCAAGGATGTCCTCAGCGTTGCGACTGCATCGGCAAGCTCAAGACCGTCTCCTGCCGCGGTAAGCGTCTGTCTACACTACCTGAAGGCATCCCTCTGGACACTAGAATCCTGGACCTGAGTGGGAATAAACTGCGCTGGGTGGAGCATGGTGACCTGCTTCCCTTCCTCCGCCTGGAGAGGCTTGATCTCAGCGAGAACATGATCAGCGTTTTGGAACCAAATGCCTTTTCTAGTCTCCAGAGTCTGCAGTCGCTTTCCCTCAGGGCTAACGAGCTGAAACTGGTCCCCATGGGGACTTTTTCACACCTGTCCAATCTCACCTCACTGGATCTTAGTGAGAATAAGATTGTGATTCTTTTGGACTTTACTTTCCAAGACCTTAAAAGTCTAAGGAAGTTAGAAGTTGGAGACAATGATCtggtgtatatttctaacaaggCCTTTTTGGGTCTGGTGGGACTGAAGGAGTTAACCATTGACAGGTGCAACCTGACGTCTGTGTCAAGCCAGTCTTTGTCTTACCTTCACAACCTAGTCACACTGCGACTGCGCTACCTCAGCATCTCCACCTTAGAGGACCAGAACTTCCGTAAGCTAGGAAACCTGAGGGCCCTGGAGATCGACCATTGGCCCTTTTTGGAGTTCATCTCCTCTAACGGCCTGCAGGGTCTCAACTTGTCGTGGCTGTCTATCACACACACCAATCTCACCTCGGTGCCCACCTCTGCCCTACGCAGCCTCTCTCACCTCACCAGCCTCAACCTGTCCTTCAATCCTATTTCCGTCCTGGAGTCCTGGGCACTGAGGGACCTTCTCAGGCTAAAGGAGCTCCATCTGGTCAACACCAGGCTGGTGATGGTGCAGCCATACGCACTGGGCGGTCTCAGACAAATCCGCCTTCTCAACCTCTCAGCCAATAACCTTGTTACCCTGGAGGAGGGTGCTTTCCAGTCGGTCAACACTCTGGAGACCCTGCGTTTGGACAGGAACCCATTGGCGTGCGACTGCCGCTTACTTTGGATCCTTCAGCGCAGGAAGACGCTTAACTTCGACGGTGCGTCCCCCGTGTGTATGACGCCTGTCGAGGTGCAGGACCGAGCTCTGAGCGCCTTCACGGACTCAGCCCTCTTTGACCATTTCACATGCCAGAAGCCCAAAATCCGCAACAGGAAACTGCAGCAGATATCGGCTCGTGAGGGGCAGGTGGTGTCGTTCATTTGCAGGGCGGAAGGTGAGCCCACACCGGTCATATTCTGGATATCCCCTCAGCGCCGTCGCATTACCACTAAGAGCAGTGGCCGCTTGACGGTATTAAAAGAAGGCACCTTAGAAATAAGGTATGCGCAGGTGATGGACAGCGGAACCTACATTTGCATCGCCAGTAACGCTGGCGGGAATGACACTTATTTCGCTACTCTCACCGTCAGTGGTCTCCCGCTCGACGCCACCCTAATGGCCAACCGCACCTACTATGCCGGAGACCTTAACGACACCAACCTGAACGATACCAGAGTCTTTCTGAAGTTCACTCTGGACCTCAAGACCATCCTCATCTCCACGGCAATGGGCTGTATCATGTTCCTGGGCGTCGTCCTCTTCTGTTTCATCCTGCTCTTTGTGTGGAGTCGCGGGAAAGGACAACACAAAAACAATTTCTCAGTGGAATACTCTTTCAGAAAGGTTGACGGACCAGCCACCAGCGGAGGGCAGGGCGGGGCGCGCAAGTTTAACATGAAAATGATTTGA